A portion of the Pectobacterium brasiliense genome contains these proteins:
- the pbpG gene encoding D-alanyl-D-alanine endopeptidase has protein sequence MTKNFKLSLFGLLVLSTHAVMLPQAVAKAPTYSAGTAHQEIASGSAMVVDLRDNHILYSSNPDVVVPIASVTKLMTALVVLDANQPLDEIISVDISQTKEMKGVYSRVRLNSEISRRDMLLLALMSSENRAAASLAHHYPGGYQAFIRAMNAKARALGMAHTRYVEPTGLSINNVSTARDLTKLLIASKQYPLLGQLSTTQEKTATFSHPAYSQPFRNTNHLVYKADWSIQLTKTGFTNQAGHCLVMRTVINQRPVALVVLDAFGKYTHFADANRLRKWIETGKVSEVPAAALSYKKQKSLASRQPQSMASIETE, from the coding sequence ATGACTAAAAATTTTAAGCTTTCTCTTTTTGGCCTGTTGGTGCTATCAACCCATGCTGTGATGTTGCCTCAGGCTGTGGCGAAAGCGCCGACGTACTCCGCTGGCACTGCGCATCAGGAAATTGCTTCCGGTAGCGCCATGGTGGTGGATCTGCGTGATAACCACATCCTTTATTCCAGCAATCCTGATGTGGTGGTGCCGATTGCTTCGGTGACGAAACTGATGACGGCGCTGGTGGTGCTGGATGCCAATCAACCGCTGGATGAAATTATCTCTGTCGATATCAGTCAGACGAAAGAAATGAAAGGGGTCTACTCACGCGTTCGTCTGAACAGTGAGATCAGCCGCCGCGACATGCTGCTACTGGCGCTGATGTCATCAGAAAACCGCGCGGCGGCCAGTCTGGCGCACCACTATCCGGGCGGCTATCAGGCGTTTATCCGCGCGATGAATGCCAAAGCCCGTGCGTTGGGGATGGCCCACACGCGCTATGTGGAGCCGACCGGGCTGTCCATCAATAATGTCTCGACTGCCCGCGATCTCACCAAGCTCTTGATTGCCAGCAAGCAATATCCGCTGCTGGGACAGCTTAGTACCACACAAGAGAAAACCGCGACGTTCTCCCACCCAGCGTACAGCCAGCCGTTCAGGAACACGAACCATCTGGTCTATAAAGCGGATTGGAGCATTCAGCTCACCAAAACCGGCTTCACGAATCAGGCAGGACACTGTCTGGTGATGCGTACGGTTATTAATCAGCGGCCTGTTGCGCTGGTGGTGTTGGATGCCTTCGGCAAATATACGCACTTTGCGGATGCTAACCGCCTGCGTAAGTGGATTGAAACCGGTAAGGTCAGCGAGGTGCCTGCCGCCGCGTTGAGCTATAAGAAACAAAAATCGCTGGCTTCCCGCCAACCGCAGAGCATGGCGAGTATCGAAACCGAATAA
- the bglX gene encoding beta-glucosidase BglX, whose translation MKWLTSLTIAIGLACNPAFAQELTSALTSLSPSHQQRDAFVTDLLKKMTLEEKIGQLRLISVGTDNPKEAIREMIRNGQVGAIFNTVTRPDIRAMQDQVMQLSRLKIPLFFAYDVVHGQRTIFPIALGLASSWDMDAIAKSARVAAYEATEDGLNMTWAPMVDITRDPRWGRVSEGFGEDTWLTSKIAGVVVKSFQGDDVTARHSLMTSVKHYALYGAVEGGRDYNTVDMSPQRMFQDYMPPYKAAIDAGSSGVMVALNSINGTPATSNSWLLKDVLRDQWNFKGITITDHGAIKELIKHGVASDPRDASRLAVKSGIGMSMSDEYFVRYLPELVKSGAVSVQEIDDACRQVLNVKYDMGLFEDPYRHLGPVGSDPVDTNAESRLHRLDARDVARKSLVLLKNRLQTLPLKKEGTIAVVGPLADSQRDTMGSWSAAGVTKQTITVYQGLKNAVGDKATILYAKGANVSNHKGIIDFLNQYEDAVQVDKRPPQVMIDEAVAAAKKADVVVAVVGEAAGMAHEASSRSNIELPQGQRDLIAALKATGKPLVLVLMNGRPLALVREDQQADALLETWFSGTEGGNAIADVLFGDYNPSGKLPMSFPRSVGQIPIYYNHLPSGRPYTPENPGKYTSHYYDEANGPLYPFGYGLSYTTFSVSDVRLSSQTMKRNGTINASVTVKNTGSRAGETVVQLYLHDVVASISRPLKELRGFEKVMLQPGESRTVTFTLDQDALKFYNARMQQVVEPGKFDVMIGLDSQRVKSDSFTLL comes from the coding sequence ATGAAATGGCTTACTTCACTGACTATAGCAATTGGACTTGCCTGTAATCCGGCGTTTGCGCAGGAGCTGACGTCTGCGCTGACCTCACTATCGCCTTCACATCAGCAACGTGATGCGTTTGTCACGGATCTGCTGAAAAAAATGACGCTGGAAGAGAAGATCGGCCAGCTCCGATTAATCAGCGTTGGGACGGATAACCCCAAAGAAGCCATTCGGGAAATGATCCGAAACGGCCAGGTTGGCGCGATTTTTAATACGGTGACCCGCCCGGACATCCGTGCGATGCAAGATCAGGTGATGCAACTCAGCCGCCTGAAGATTCCCCTGTTTTTTGCCTATGACGTGGTACACGGCCAGCGCACCATTTTCCCTATCGCACTGGGATTGGCCTCCAGTTGGGATATGGACGCGATTGCGAAAAGTGCGCGTGTAGCGGCGTATGAAGCTACGGAAGACGGCCTGAACATGACCTGGGCGCCGATGGTGGATATTACCCGCGATCCGCGCTGGGGTCGTGTGTCGGAAGGCTTCGGTGAAGATACCTGGTTGACCAGCAAAATTGCCGGTGTGGTAGTCAAATCCTTTCAGGGCGATGATGTAACCGCTCGCCACTCGCTGATGACCAGCGTAAAACATTACGCACTCTACGGTGCGGTGGAAGGCGGACGTGACTATAACACCGTGGACATGAGCCCTCAGCGCATGTTCCAGGACTATATGCCGCCTTACAAAGCGGCGATTGATGCGGGCAGCAGCGGCGTGATGGTCGCGCTGAACTCAATCAACGGTACTCCCGCGACCTCTAACAGCTGGTTGCTGAAAGACGTTCTACGCGATCAGTGGAATTTCAAAGGCATCACCATTACCGATCACGGCGCGATTAAAGAGCTGATTAAGCACGGTGTGGCCAGCGATCCGCGTGATGCATCGCGTCTGGCGGTTAAATCCGGTATCGGCATGAGCATGAGCGACGAGTATTTCGTACGCTATCTGCCTGAGCTGGTGAAAAGCGGCGCGGTGAGCGTGCAGGAGATTGACGATGCCTGCCGCCAGGTGCTGAACGTGAAATATGATATGGGGCTGTTTGAAGATCCGTATCGTCACTTGGGGCCAGTCGGTTCCGATCCGGTAGATACGAATGCGGAAAGTCGCTTACACCGTCTGGATGCGCGTGACGTGGCGCGTAAGAGTCTGGTGCTGTTGAAAAACCGCCTGCAAACGCTGCCGTTGAAGAAAGAAGGCACGATTGCCGTTGTGGGGCCATTGGCTGACAGCCAGCGCGATACGATGGGAAGCTGGTCTGCCGCGGGCGTCACGAAACAGACGATTACCGTTTATCAAGGGCTGAAGAATGCCGTCGGCGATAAAGCCACCATTCTCTATGCCAAAGGTGCCAACGTCAGTAATCACAAAGGCATTATCGACTTCCTGAATCAGTATGAAGATGCCGTTCAGGTGGATAAACGTCCGCCGCAGGTGATGATCGATGAAGCTGTAGCGGCAGCGAAGAAGGCGGATGTCGTGGTTGCAGTAGTCGGCGAAGCAGCCGGGATGGCGCATGAAGCGTCCAGCCGTTCGAACATCGAACTGCCGCAAGGTCAGCGCGACCTGATTGCCGCGCTGAAAGCCACGGGTAAGCCGCTGGTTCTGGTGCTGATGAACGGACGCCCTCTGGCTCTGGTGCGTGAAGATCAGCAGGCCGATGCGTTACTGGAAACCTGGTTCAGCGGTACGGAAGGGGGCAATGCGATCGCCGATGTGCTGTTTGGTGACTATAACCCGTCCGGCAAGCTGCCGATGTCCTTCCCACGTTCCGTCGGCCAGATCCCGATTTATTACAATCACCTGCCGTCAGGCCGTCCTTACACGCCGGAAAATCCAGGCAAATATACGTCTCACTACTACGATGAGGCCAACGGGCCGCTCTATCCGTTCGGTTACGGCCTGAGCTACACCACCTTCAGCGTGTCAGACGTACGTTTGTCCAGCCAGACCATGAAGCGTAACGGGACGATCAACGCCAGCGTAACGGTGAAAAACACCGGCAGTCGCGCAGGGGAAACGGTAGTACAGCTGTATCTTCATGATGTAGTGGCTTCTATCAGCCGTCCGCTGAAAGAGCTGCGTGGCTTTGAGAAAGTGATGCTACAGCCGGGAGAATCCCGCACGGTCACCTTCACGCTCGATCAGGACGCGCTGAAGTTCTACAATGCCCGCATGCAGCAGGTGGTGGAACCCGGCAAATTCGACGTGATGATTGGTCTGGATTCACAGCGTGTGAAGAGCGACAGCTTCACCCTGCTATAA
- the idi gene encoding isopentenyl-diphosphate Delta-isomerase, whose amino-acid sequence MPLTEVVLVDENDRPTGVMEKQEAHVKGALHRAITVYVFNSRQQLLLQQRAEEKYHSGGLWSNTCCSHPAPGEETLQAAHRRLYEEMGLRCALTPMFTLTYRLLLDNGLIEHELGHVYFGVTDDVPQMNPDEVSSYAYQSIDEVAQQMATTPEQFTAWFQLTFARIPKYWQTFQSEQPN is encoded by the coding sequence ATGCCGTTGACTGAAGTGGTGCTGGTTGATGAAAATGACAGGCCAACGGGCGTAATGGAAAAGCAGGAAGCGCATGTAAAAGGAGCATTACATCGTGCGATTACCGTCTATGTTTTCAACTCTCGCCAGCAGTTGTTGTTGCAGCAGCGTGCAGAGGAGAAATACCACAGCGGCGGTTTATGGAGTAATACCTGCTGTAGCCATCCTGCGCCCGGTGAAGAGACGTTGCAGGCAGCACATCGCCGCTTGTATGAAGAAATGGGGTTACGCTGTGCGCTGACGCCGATGTTCACGCTGACCTATCGTTTGCTGTTGGATAACGGGCTGATTGAGCATGAGCTGGGGCATGTGTATTTTGGCGTGACGGACGACGTCCCGCAGATGAATCCTGATGAAGTGTCGAGCTACGCCTACCAGTCAATAGACGAGGTTGCCCAGCAGATGGCGACGACGCCCGAACAGTTTACGGCCTGGTTCCAACTGACCTTCGCACGTATTCCTAAGTACTGGCAGACGTTTCAGTCTGAACAACCAAATTAA
- a CDS encoding LysE family translocator: protein MFINPLFSADSLFPTHFPALALAHFVALLSPGPDFFLLTAYAIRYRLRGSAGICLGIALGNGIYILLAAIGWAGIQHSPTLFRLIELAGAAYLLWVGYQLVKSRSVLSLQAEQQSDRCPTLRKQILLGLGSALLNPKNMLFYISLMTSILGQHVTPTQQVVSGSWMFSVVLVWDLLIAALIARPLIQQHLTRWLNPIERGAGVILMFFGVLLLFR, encoded by the coding sequence ATGTTTATCAATCCCCTTTTTTCCGCCGATTCGCTCTTCCCCACCCACTTTCCTGCTCTGGCGCTGGCGCATTTTGTGGCGCTACTGAGCCCCGGCCCGGACTTCTTTCTGCTGACAGCCTATGCCATTCGCTATCGACTACGCGGCAGTGCGGGAATTTGTCTGGGCATTGCGCTGGGCAACGGCATTTACATTCTGCTGGCGGCGATCGGCTGGGCAGGCATTCAACATTCACCCACGCTGTTTAGACTCATCGAATTAGCCGGGGCGGCTTATCTGCTCTGGGTGGGCTATCAGTTAGTGAAAAGCCGTTCTGTGCTATCGCTACAGGCGGAACAACAGTCCGATCGCTGCCCGACGCTCCGTAAACAAATCCTGCTAGGGCTCGGCTCGGCGCTGTTGAACCCCAAAAACATGCTGTTCTACATCAGCCTGATGACCAGTATTCTTGGGCAACATGTGACACCGACGCAGCAAGTCGTCAGCGGTAGCTGGATGTTTTCTGTCGTGCTGGTGTGGGATTTGTTGATCGCCGCGCTGATCGCTCGCCCGCTGATTCAGCAGCATTTAACCCGCTGGCTGAACCCGATTGAGCGCGGAGCCGGCGTCATTCTGATGTTTTTTGGTGTGCTGCTTTTATTTCGCTAA
- a CDS encoding helix-turn-helix domain-containing protein, with the protein MSSVHAINQSYWFSPRLPHVESRSTRNSSHAYKTHSHAQFSIGAIEHGETLCHYRNDVHHLQVGDLIFIDPQQPHSCNPLPGKTRSYHMLYLDIEWCLDQIAAHCGYQAETLHCNRVVLRDPALFIRYQHVVDLLYRGDITSADNQLKAMLEPIWRQYCQPVPSCLPTLPHHASQTTTRHVRERLLNNLQESPSLETLAEELNLRRETIVRQFRHDTGITPMAFLNNARIEYAKSLLKQGTPLVDASYQSGFCDQSHFHKTFVQYTAATPGQYARSIFDNK; encoded by the coding sequence ATGTCTTCAGTCCACGCCATTAACCAATCGTACTGGTTTTCGCCACGACTCCCGCATGTTGAAAGCCGCAGCACGCGCAACAGCAGCCACGCCTATAAAACACACAGCCATGCACAGTTCTCGATTGGCGCGATAGAACACGGCGAAACGCTTTGCCATTACCGCAACGACGTGCATCACTTGCAGGTTGGCGATCTGATCTTCATCGATCCTCAACAACCGCACAGCTGTAACCCGCTTCCCGGAAAAACGCGCAGTTATCACATGCTTTATCTGGATATCGAATGGTGTCTCGATCAGATCGCGGCTCACTGTGGTTATCAGGCGGAGACCTTGCATTGCAACCGTGTTGTTCTGCGCGATCCCGCACTCTTTATACGTTATCAGCACGTGGTTGATCTGCTGTATCGGGGAGACATTACATCGGCAGATAACCAGCTCAAAGCAATGCTGGAGCCCATTTGGCGACAATATTGCCAGCCTGTGCCGTCCTGTTTGCCCACCTTACCCCATCACGCTTCGCAAACTACGACGCGACACGTACGCGAGCGTCTGTTAAATAATTTGCAAGAATCACCCTCGCTGGAAACGCTGGCGGAGGAGTTAAACCTGCGACGTGAAACCATCGTGCGACAGTTTCGTCACGATACCGGCATTACACCGATGGCCTTCCTGAATAATGCCCGTATTGAGTATGCTAAATCACTGCTGAAACAGGGCACGCCGCTGGTTGATGCCAGCTATCAAAGCGGCTTCTGCGATCAAAGCCATTTCCACAAAACGTTTGTGCAATACACTGCTGCGACGCCGGGTCAGTACGCGCGATCAATATTTGACAATAAATAG
- the dinG gene encoding ATP-dependent DNA helicase DinG yields the protein MTLSPAIKLQIGQWYKALQEQIPDFISRVPQRQMIAEVAKTLAGDYPRHLAIEAPTGVGKTLSYLIPGIAVGRAEDKTLVVSTANVALQDQIYSKDLPLLQKFIPELTFTAAFGRRRYICPRNLAMLATDPDAQGDLPLFLDDELMSASKEEKRTCVRLEKALQGHAWDGLRDHYQDSIDDSLWQKLSTDKANCLAHNCHYYRECPFFTARREIEQADVVVTNHALVMAAMESESVLPPPKNLLLVLDEGHHIPDVARDTLEMSGDIHPAYMMAQLEQLVQLIGQCMAQFAPKSPPRLANSERLTSHCEEIRECVLSFSQMCGLFLPHDGQETEYRFAMGKMPDEMRELCVRLFKLTDTLRALAEYMLNDLSEKTGKHDVVRVYQALLKMSRQQGYLESMSKLWRLAAMEKSSNAPVSKWITREMRDNQPHLHLHCAGIRVCDQLERLLWGKVSHVVMTSATLRSLNSFARIQELSGLSEQEGDTFIALDSPFNHREQGRLVIPKMRYEPLMESEAQHIAEMAQFFRAELKQDKHKGMLMLFASQRAMQLFLTQVTDLRLMLLVQGDKPRYRLVELHRQRVQEGQTSVLIGLQSFAEGLDLKGELLSQVHIHKIAFPPIDSPVILTEGEWLKSLKRHPFIVQSLPSASFNLIQQVGRLIRSHDCFGEIVIYDRRLLTKGYGAQLLAALPVFPIEQRDMP from the coding sequence ATGACGCTGTCCCCCGCAATAAAATTGCAGATTGGCCAATGGTATAAGGCTCTGCAAGAGCAAATCCCGGATTTTATTTCCCGCGTTCCCCAGCGACAGATGATTGCCGAAGTGGCGAAAACGCTGGCGGGTGATTACCCGCGCCATTTGGCTATTGAAGCGCCAACTGGCGTCGGGAAAACGCTTTCTTACCTGATTCCGGGTATTGCGGTAGGGCGTGCGGAGGACAAAACGCTGGTGGTCAGCACCGCGAATGTGGCGTTGCAGGATCAGATTTACAGCAAAGATTTGCCGCTGTTGCAGAAGTTTATTCCCGAACTGACATTTACCGCTGCATTTGGCCGTCGTCGTTATATTTGCCCACGTAATCTGGCGATGCTGGCAACCGATCCCGATGCGCAGGGGGATTTACCGCTCTTTCTGGATGATGAGCTGATGTCCGCCAGCAAGGAGGAAAAACGTACCTGTGTACGGCTTGAGAAAGCGCTTCAAGGCCATGCCTGGGATGGGCTGCGCGATCATTATCAGGATTCAATTGACGATAGCCTGTGGCAGAAGCTGAGTACGGATAAAGCGAACTGTCTCGCGCATAACTGTCATTACTACCGCGAGTGCCCGTTCTTCACCGCACGGCGTGAGATCGAACAGGCCGATGTTGTCGTCACCAACCATGCGCTGGTGATGGCGGCGATGGAAAGCGAATCGGTGCTGCCTCCTCCTAAAAATCTCCTGCTGGTGCTCGACGAAGGACACCACATTCCCGACGTTGCCCGCGATACGCTGGAGATGTCTGGTGATATTCATCCTGCGTATATGATGGCGCAACTGGAACAGCTGGTACAGCTTATCGGGCAATGTATGGCGCAGTTTGCGCCTAAATCACCGCCACGGCTAGCTAACAGCGAGCGGTTAACCAGCCATTGTGAAGAGATCCGCGAGTGCGTGCTGTCTTTCTCGCAAATGTGCGGGCTGTTCCTTCCGCATGACGGGCAGGAAACCGAGTACCGCTTTGCGATGGGAAAAATGCCGGATGAAATGCGTGAACTCTGCGTGCGATTGTTCAAATTGACCGACACGCTGCGGGCGCTGGCGGAGTATATGCTTAACGATCTCAGCGAGAAAACCGGCAAGCATGACGTGGTAAGGGTCTATCAGGCACTGCTGAAAATGAGCCGCCAGCAGGGCTACCTTGAGTCTATGAGTAAACTGTGGCGGCTGGCGGCGATGGAGAAGTCGTCAAACGCGCCGGTTTCCAAATGGATCACGCGAGAAATGCGTGATAACCAGCCGCATCTTCACCTGCACTGCGCGGGCATTCGCGTCTGCGATCAGCTTGAAAGGCTACTGTGGGGGAAGGTCTCGCACGTTGTGATGACCTCGGCAACGCTACGCTCGCTGAACAGTTTTGCACGGATACAGGAACTTTCTGGCCTGAGCGAGCAGGAAGGGGACACCTTCATCGCGCTGGATTCTCCGTTTAACCACCGCGAGCAGGGGCGTTTGGTAATACCTAAGATGCGTTATGAACCGCTGATGGAATCTGAAGCGCAGCATATTGCTGAAATGGCGCAATTTTTCCGAGCGGAACTAAAACAGGATAAGCATAAAGGGATGCTGATGCTGTTTGCCAGCCAGCGTGCCATGCAACTCTTTCTCACGCAGGTTACCGATTTGCGCCTGATGCTGCTGGTTCAGGGAGACAAGCCGCGCTACAGGTTGGTCGAACTGCATCGTCAGCGGGTACAGGAAGGCCAGACTAGCGTGCTGATTGGTTTGCAGTCGTTTGCGGAAGGATTGGATCTGAAAGGGGAGCTCCTTTCTCAGGTGCATATCCATAAAATCGCGTTTCCGCCTATCGACAGTCCGGTGATTCTGACGGAAGGCGAATGGTTAAAAAGCCTCAAACGGCATCCGTTCATCGTACAAAGTTTGCCCAGCGCCTCGTTTAATCTCATCCAGCAGGTTGGACGCCTTATTCGTAGCCATGACTGCTTTGGTGAAATCGTTATTTACGATCGGCGCCTGTTGACCAAAGGATATGGCGCACAGCTGCTGGCCGCGCTGCCCGTCTTCCCGATTGAACAACGGGACATGCCATAA
- a CDS encoding serralysin family metalloprotease — protein MALRAQDKDTAESALHAAGTGYSDVYDLYNYHSRGDGQLNGKPSFTSDLAAKEIVRDGLTWNGTNVFGKSANLTYSFLQNVRSIPSGDQGFVKFSAAQEQQAKLSLQSWSDVANITFTQVSPTQKATITFGNYTRDSSGRMDYDTQAYAYMPGNHSAAGSAWFNYNSDTVRNPATEYGKQTLTHEIGHALGLNHPGDYNAGEGNPTYRDVTYAEDTRQFSLMSYWSEQNTGGDFQGHYAAGPLIDDITAIQYLYGANMNTRTGDTVYGFNSNTGRDFYTTTSNSQKLIFSVWDAGGNDTFDFSGYRNDQRINLNEGGFSDVGGLKGNVSIAHGVTIENAIGGSGNDIIIGNDANNILNGGAGDDVIYGGGGADTLTGGAGKDIFVYASASDSSYKNGYDTITDFQRGIDKIDLSALNQKGDLQFVNTFTGLGNEALLNWDAESNTTDLWLNFAGQTTPDFVVHIVGQPSAATDFIV, from the coding sequence ATGGCTTTACGAGCTCAAGATAAGGATACCGCAGAATCGGCATTGCATGCAGCGGGAACGGGGTATAGCGATGTGTACGATCTGTATAATTACCATTCACGTGGCGATGGACAGCTTAATGGCAAACCCTCGTTCACAAGCGATCTGGCAGCCAAGGAAATTGTCCGCGACGGCCTGACCTGGAATGGCACGAACGTATTCGGTAAATCCGCTAATCTGACCTATTCGTTCTTACAGAACGTGCGGTCTATCCCTTCTGGCGATCAGGGCTTTGTGAAATTCAGCGCAGCCCAGGAACAACAAGCCAAACTGTCTCTGCAATCGTGGTCAGATGTCGCTAATATCACGTTTACTCAGGTTAGCCCTACCCAAAAAGCCACTATCACGTTCGGTAACTACACCCGTGATTCAAGTGGTCGGATGGACTACGATACTCAGGCTTACGCTTATATGCCGGGTAACCACTCGGCAGCGGGCAGCGCCTGGTTTAACTACAACTCCGACACGGTGCGTAATCCGGCAACGGAATACGGCAAACAGACGCTGACGCATGAAATCGGCCATGCGCTGGGCCTGAATCACCCTGGTGATTATAATGCGGGTGAAGGTAACCCGACCTACCGCGATGTGACCTACGCGGAAGATACGCGCCAGTTCAGTTTGATGAGCTACTGGAGTGAGCAAAACACCGGGGGCGATTTCCAGGGGCATTATGCTGCGGGTCCGCTGATCGATGACATCACGGCGATCCAATATCTGTACGGTGCAAACATGAACACGCGTACGGGTGATACGGTATACGGCTTCAACTCCAATACGGGTCGTGATTTCTATACCACCACCAGCAATAGCCAAAAACTGATTTTCTCCGTTTGGGATGCAGGTGGTAACGATACGTTTGATTTCTCTGGTTACAGGAACGATCAGCGTATCAACCTGAATGAAGGCGGGTTCTCTGATGTTGGCGGCCTGAAAGGTAACGTCTCTATCGCCCACGGCGTCACGATCGAAAATGCGATTGGCGGCTCCGGTAACGATATTATTATCGGCAACGACGCAAATAATATTCTGAACGGTGGTGCAGGCGATGACGTTATTTACGGCGGCGGCGGTGCAGATACGCTGACGGGCGGTGCGGGCAAAGATATTTTTGTCTATGCCAGCGCGAGCGACTCTTCCTATAAGAACGGCTATGACACCATCACGGATTTCCAACGCGGCATCGACAAAATCGATCTGTCAGCGTTGAATCAAAAAGGTGATTTGCAGTTCGTCAACACTTTCACCGGACTCGGTAATGAAGCGTTGCTTAACTGGGATGCAGAGAGCAATACCACCGATCTGTGGCTGAATTTTGCGGGTCAGACCACGCCAGACTTTGTTGTACACATTGTTGGTCAGCCTTCTGCGGCAACCGATTTTATCGTGTGA
- a CDS encoding protease inhibitor Inh/omp19 family protein: MASSLKLPSASELSGVWQLRGGEQQCEVVLHNTPLVDNTWRFEGDAPCLKALLPDVPAGWRPTPDGITLTKEQGQSVAFFSKEKEGYTLILPDGSARTLHKQP; the protein is encoded by the coding sequence ATGGCGAGTAGTTTGAAGTTGCCTTCAGCAAGTGAGCTCAGCGGTGTATGGCAATTGCGTGGCGGGGAACAGCAGTGCGAGGTCGTGCTGCACAATACGCCGTTAGTGGATAACACCTGGCGCTTTGAGGGTGATGCACCGTGTTTAAAAGCGCTGCTGCCGGATGTGCCTGCTGGATGGCGGCCGACGCCGGACGGTATCACGCTGACGAAAGAACAGGGCCAGTCCGTGGCGTTCTTTAGCAAGGAAAAAGAGGGCTATACGCTGATATTGCCTGATGGCAGTGCACGTACGTTGCATAAACAGCCCTGA